A portion of the Liberibacter crescens BT-1 genome contains these proteins:
- the cysE gene encoding serine O-acetyltransferase, giving the protein MNDLWEGFCSVAKERLQSNLLSSFLIKEIVLDSQDLVQGLSRILTYQKTNSLIPQEALEKRFLDLYDKYPDLILKAIHDLDAVMSCDPAVKDKLTPFLYFKGFHALQTHRLAHVLWLAGEEDDALLLQSRSCILYGVDIHPAAKIGSGIMLDHATGLVIGETAVVEDHVSMFHGVTLGGTGKERGDRHPKVRKGVIIGAAAIILGNIEIGTGARIAAGSVVLHDVPPYSIVTGMPEKIKK; this is encoded by the coding sequence GTGAATGATCTTTGGGAAGGTTTTTGCTCTGTTGCAAAGGAGCGGTTGCAATCCAACTTATTATCTTCATTTTTGATTAAAGAGATTGTTTTGGATAGTCAGGACTTGGTTCAAGGATTAAGTCGTATACTAACCTATCAAAAAACCAATTCACTTATTCCTCAAGAAGCTTTAGAAAAACGGTTTTTGGATCTTTATGATAAATATCCGGATCTTATATTGAAAGCTATTCATGATCTGGATGCCGTTATGTCCTGTGATCCTGCTGTTAAAGACAAGTTAACTCCATTTTTGTACTTTAAAGGATTTCATGCACTGCAAACTCACCGTTTGGCGCATGTTTTATGGCTAGCTGGAGAAGAGGATGATGCCTTGCTCCTTCAAAGTCGCAGTTGTATACTGTACGGGGTAGATATTCATCCAGCTGCAAAGATTGGTAGCGGTATCATGCTTGACCATGCAACAGGGCTTGTAATCGGTGAAACTGCTGTTGTTGAAGATCACGTTTCCATGTTCCATGGTGTTACTTTGGGTGGTACAGGCAAGGAGCGAGGAGATCGTCATCCAAAGGTTCGTAAAGGAGTTATCATTGGCGCAGCTGCAATAATCCTTGGCAATATCGAAATAGGTACAGGGGCTCGTATAGCAGCTGGAAGTGTTGTTCTTCATGATGTTCCACCTTATAGCATAGTGACGGGTATGCCTGAAAAGATCAAAAAATAA
- a CDS encoding alpha/beta fold hydrolase → MSRENKNINPLVFLPGLLCDQYLWQHQAQALSDVIDTFIADLTHDDTIADMARRVLKIIPHHFSIAAFSMGGYVAFEILRQAPERVTKLALFSTSAAPDSEERALQRRSTITSLELGKFKGITYRFLPKLIHISCVTNSLGEELQAMSIRVGSSAFLRQQKAILNRPDFRPILRNITIPTLVASGYEDTVIPVSEALNIHHNIPGSKFYLFTQCGHIPPLEKPQETNEVLRQWFYPVSQT, encoded by the coding sequence ATGTCACGAGAAAACAAAAATATAAATCCTCTCGTTTTTTTACCAGGACTGCTTTGTGATCAATATCTGTGGCAACATCAAGCTCAAGCCTTATCTGATGTTATAGATACTTTTATTGCTGATCTTACACATGATGATACTATTGCTGATATGGCAAGACGGGTGTTAAAGATTATTCCTCATCATTTTTCAATAGCAGCATTTTCTATGGGAGGATATGTTGCATTTGAAATCTTACGCCAAGCTCCAGAAAGAGTAACCAAGCTTGCCCTATTTAGTACAAGTGCTGCGCCCGATAGTGAAGAACGTGCTCTTCAGAGAAGATCGACTATTACTTCTCTTGAACTTGGAAAATTTAAAGGTATTACATATCGATTTCTTCCAAAACTTATCCATATTTCCTGTGTTACAAATTCTTTAGGAGAAGAATTACAAGCTATGTCAATACGCGTTGGTAGCAGCGCTTTTCTAAGACAACAAAAAGCTATTCTAAATCGTCCAGATTTTCGTCCAATATTAAGAAACATTACGATACCAACTTTAGTAGCAAGCGGATATGAAGACACAGTCATACCTGTTTCTGAAGCATTAAATATTCATCATAATATCCCAGGTTCAAAATTTTATTTATTTACGCAGTGTGGGCATATACCTCCCTTAGAAAAACCACAGGAAACAAATGAAGTTCTACGACAATGGTTTTATCCTGTTTCACAAACATAA
- a CDS encoding GGDEF domain-containing protein: MIFITGSIALVAGYILGILLKELFISYNKISRLSRIDSLSGLLNRSFFIKNLKSKKEIFSVIFFDIDHFKNINDTFGHAGGDNVISFVSEKLRFVFVEPMFVGRLGGEEFAAAALGYSEKEAAALAERFLSLIENSDIQVTAEKSIRVTLSAGVAERFQKELITTVVRHADKALYAAKRSGRNRVARFREILNGSSSSSKKRRLYRDSSLTQITSPSENNFHIN, from the coding sequence TTGATTTTTATTACTGGAAGTATAGCATTGGTTGCAGGCTATATCTTAGGTATTTTGTTAAAGGAGCTATTCATTTCTTATAATAAAATTTCTAGATTAAGCCGTATCGATTCTCTTTCGGGATTACTCAATCGTTCTTTCTTTATTAAAAATCTTAAGTCTAAAAAAGAAATTTTTTCTGTCATTTTTTTTGACATTGATCATTTTAAGAATATTAATGATACCTTTGGCCATGCTGGCGGAGATAATGTTATTTCTTTTGTTTCTGAGAAATTAAGATTCGTATTTGTTGAGCCGATGTTTGTAGGTCGATTAGGAGGAGAAGAATTCGCTGCAGCCGCTTTAGGGTATTCAGAAAAAGAGGCTGCTGCTTTGGCTGAAAGATTTCTTTCTCTTATTGAAAATTCTGATATACAAGTTACTGCTGAAAAGTCTATTCGTGTAACACTTTCAGCAGGTGTAGCAGAACGTTTTCAAAAAGAATTAATTACTACAGTTGTCCGACATGCAGATAAAGCACTTTATGCTGCAAAGAGATCTGGTCGCAATCGGGTTGCTCGGTTTAGAGAGATCTTGAATGGCTCTTCCAGTTCTTCAAAGAAAAGGCGTCTTTATAGAGATTCTTCTCTTACTCAGATAACATCTCCTTCTGAGAATAATTTTCATATTAATTGA